A single window of Malus sylvestris chromosome 5, drMalSylv7.2, whole genome shotgun sequence DNA harbors:
- the LOC126622380 gene encoding uncharacterized protein LOC126622380 isoform X2, which translates to MEPGRAEADFRRFDAKTVVWNIYILFSRSKIPIAVENQEIMDLVDPSDPLPPWFTKEDLAAYGALYEKSGFQTALHIPYRALREEFGLTNLIVKVPSLYIMGGKDYVNKFPGIDYYIDIGRVKSLSPIWRFNSCPKDRISFKNGRRTRLISLSLPSLKSTFDC; encoded by the exons ATG GAACCTGGCCGGGCAGAGGCTGATTTCAGGCGCTTTGATGCGAAAACAGTTGTTTGGAACATTTACATCCTTTTCTCCAGAAGCAAAATACCAATAGCTGTAGAAAACCAGGAGATCATGGACTTGGTGGATCCATCTGACCCTCTTCCCCCTTGGTTCACCAAGGAAGATCTTGCTGCATATGGAGCTCTGTATGAGAAATCGGGCTTCCAAACTGCACTGCACATTCCGTATAG GGCACTTAGAGAAGAATTCGGCTTGACGAATCTAATTGTTAAAGTTCCGTCACTTTATATAATGGGAGGCAAGGATTATGTAAACAAATTTCCAGGGATAGATTACTACATCGACATTGGGAGGGTGAAAAGTTTGTCCCCAATTTGGAGATTCAATTCATGTCCTAAAGATCGCATTTCGTTCAAGAACGGTCGCCGAACGAGGTTAATTAGCTTATCATTACCTTCCTTGAAAAGCACGTTTGATTGCTAA
- the LOC126622380 gene encoding uncharacterized protein LOC126622380 isoform X1 — protein MPLGPLKFVKKLPEGLYISRWQEPGRAEADFRRFDAKTVVWNIYILFSRSKIPIAVENQEIMDLVDPSDPLPPWFTKEDLAAYGALYEKSGFQTALHIPYRALREEFGLTNLIVKVPSLYIMGGKDYVNKFPGIDYYIDIGRVKSLSPIWRFNSCPKDRISFKNGRRTRLISLSLPSLKSTFDC, from the exons ATGCCACTAGGCCCTCTAAAATTCGTTAAAAAGCTCCCTGAGGGCTTATACATTTCAAGATGGCAG GAACCTGGCCGGGCAGAGGCTGATTTCAGGCGCTTTGATGCGAAAACAGTTGTTTGGAACATTTACATCCTTTTCTCCAGAAGCAAAATACCAATAGCTGTAGAAAACCAGGAGATCATGGACTTGGTGGATCCATCTGACCCTCTTCCCCCTTGGTTCACCAAGGAAGATCTTGCTGCATATGGAGCTCTGTATGAGAAATCGGGCTTCCAAACTGCACTGCACATTCCGTATAG GGCACTTAGAGAAGAATTCGGCTTGACGAATCTAATTGTTAAAGTTCCGTCACTTTATATAATGGGAGGCAAGGATTATGTAAACAAATTTCCAGGGATAGATTACTACATCGACATTGGGAGGGTGAAAAGTTTGTCCCCAATTTGGAGATTCAATTCATGTCCTAAAGATCGCATTTCGTTCAAGAACGGTCGCCGAACGAGGTTAATTAGCTTATCATTACCTTCCTTGAAAAGCACGTTTGATTGCTAA